One Planctomycetaceae bacterium DNA window includes the following coding sequences:
- a CDS encoding TolC family protein encodes MSRSEADSPAEGCSTSLFLKLATRILKRSFVASLCSTLLLSGCSTTRKSTVSDLQYLLEPDCRVDDNRNYDTRISWPNLDNTTAQAVQSTIEPRSLSRRVEDEVREIQLSECFHIALSHNDIIETSALGGVGAKVVLTNPQGANSVYDAAIQETGILFGRRGLNAALSDFDTTFATGITWGRASGRNNLAATPLTLNTAETAAFRSSLTKAFASGGSIQFSHDWDYLGTNSPGAYYPSSYAGSIGAQIRQPLLAGSGTEFTRVAGPVNPSFGSIAGVSQGVVIARINQDITLADFETAVRNAMADIENAYWDLYLAYHSYDTAVVAHKSALETWRISNIAVEVGGNGKIGPVDELLAKDRVYETKASTETALNGIFRAESELRRLLGMPMNDGTVLRPVDEPSVAEFVPDWQGSLTKALTQRSELRRQKWQIKSLQLQLNAARSLVRPRLDAVASYDINGFGDKLLGQNTQDPVTGLPTRNGFGSMAHDDLESWTLGLQFSMPIGFRQAHSQVRNYELQLAKANAVLAAQERNIAHDVANAVQEISSTYTAAQSSLKRMKAAAERVEKYRIILEVGGSNREVDNSMDVVVRAQERLAAAEIAFYQQVSAYNKAITSLHVATGDLLEHNNIWLAEGAWNADAYCDAQAKSAARAYGIDNPKVDAHPPEFAVDHPVGTVELSPRVMPGNVISSPVPERPYEPVSPVEPAATTEP; translated from the coding sequence ATGAGCAGATCTGAAGCAGATTCTCCGGCTGAAGGATGCTCGACATCGTTATTCCTGAAACTTGCGACCCGCATCCTCAAACGCAGCTTTGTCGCTTCGCTCTGCAGCACTCTGCTGTTGAGTGGTTGCTCCACGACGAGGAAGTCCACTGTATCAGATCTTCAGTATCTGCTGGAGCCGGATTGTCGCGTAGACGACAACCGAAACTACGACACGCGGATTTCGTGGCCTAACCTGGATAACACCACGGCGCAGGCGGTTCAGAGCACAATTGAACCTCGAAGTCTTTCGCGACGGGTCGAAGATGAGGTTCGGGAAATACAGCTTTCGGAATGTTTCCACATCGCTCTTTCGCATAACGACATCATCGAAACCAGCGCACTCGGTGGCGTCGGCGCGAAGGTTGTCCTGACGAATCCACAGGGAGCGAATTCAGTTTACGATGCCGCGATTCAGGAAACCGGGATCTTGTTCGGTCGCCGCGGACTGAATGCTGCGTTGTCAGACTTTGACACAACATTCGCCACAGGAATTACCTGGGGGCGTGCCAGCGGACGCAATAACCTAGCCGCGACACCGCTTACCCTGAACACGGCCGAAACGGCTGCATTTCGATCGTCGCTGACGAAGGCCTTTGCATCCGGTGGATCCATTCAGTTTTCACACGACTGGGACTACCTCGGCACCAACAGCCCCGGCGCTTACTATCCATCGTCTTACGCAGGTAGTATCGGAGCACAGATTCGCCAACCTCTGCTTGCCGGAAGCGGCACAGAGTTCACTCGGGTCGCGGGGCCAGTGAATCCATCCTTCGGTTCCATTGCCGGGGTGAGCCAGGGCGTTGTCATCGCCCGCATCAATCAGGATATCACTCTGGCAGATTTCGAAACGGCCGTCCGAAATGCGATGGCTGACATCGAAAATGCATACTGGGATTTGTATCTGGCCTACCACTCGTATGACACCGCCGTTGTCGCGCACAAGAGTGCTCTTGAAACCTGGCGGATTTCCAACATTGCAGTGGAAGTTGGTGGAAACGGAAAGATCGGACCAGTTGACGAACTCCTTGCCAAGGACCGTGTTTACGAAACCAAAGCAAGTACAGAGACGGCTCTGAACGGAATCTTCCGAGCAGAATCTGAGCTGCGTCGCCTGCTGGGAATGCCGATGAATGATGGCACAGTACTGCGACCTGTCGACGAGCCTTCGGTTGCCGAATTTGTCCCTGACTGGCAGGGATCATTGACAAAAGCCCTGACCCAGCGGTCAGAACTGCGTCGCCAGAAATGGCAGATCAAAAGTCTGCAATTGCAGTTGAACGCGGCACGAAGTCTCGTTCGACCTCGCCTGGATGCCGTTGCCAGCTACGACATTAACGGCTTTGGCGATAAGCTGCTGGGGCAGAATACGCAGGATCCCGTGACCGGATTGCCGACTCGAAATGGCTTCGGGTCCATGGCTCATGACGATCTGGAATCATGGACGCTTGGTTTGCAGTTCAGTATGCCAATCGGCTTCCGGCAGGCCCACAGTCAGGTCAGGAATTACGAACTTCAACTAGCAAAGGCCAATGCCGTTCTGGCGGCACAGGAACGAAATATCGCTCACGATGTTGCAAATGCTGTTCAGGAAATCTCGTCCACGTACACGGCGGCCCAATCATCCCTGAAACGCATGAAGGCCGCGGCCGAACGAGTTGAAAAGTATCGTATCATCCTCGAAGTGGGTGGAAGTAATCGGGAAGTGGATAATTCGATGGACGTGGTGGTCAGAGCACAGGAACGACTGGCTGCCGCTGAGATCGCATTCTATCAACAGGTTTCGGCCTACAATAAAGCGATCACATCACTGCATGTGGCCACCGGAGATCTGCTCGAACACAACAATATCTGGCTGGCAGAAGGTGCATGGAATGCAGACGCTTACTGTGATGCTCAGGCAAAATCTGCCGCACGAGCCTACGGAATCGACAACCCCAAAGTCGACGCACATCCGCCGGAGTTCGCGGTCGACCATCCCGTCGGAACCGTGGAATTGTCGCCTCGCGTTATGCCCGGAAATGTCATTTCATCTCCGGTCCCTGAACGGCCATACGAGCCCGTGTCGCCGGTTGAGCCTGCAGCAACGACTGAGCCCTAG
- a CDS encoding Mpo1-like protein, whose translation MIKRFIRNYLPRHRNRFNQALHLLGVPLTFVGTPWCIAAGSEWYWALACFAGGYCLQFVGHAVEGNDAGEVVFVKKLLGLPYTEYGPGSNSSSAANSSVDTSCDQAVD comes from the coding sequence ATGATCAAGCGGTTTATTCGGAATTATTTACCACGCCACCGTAACCGTTTCAATCAGGCACTGCACCTCCTGGGCGTACCTCTGACTTTTGTAGGAACACCATGGTGTATTGCAGCTGGATCTGAGTGGTACTGGGCATTGGCGTGTTTTGCCGGTGGCTATTGTTTGCAATTTGTCGGTCATGCGGTTGAGGGAAACGATGCGGGTGAGGTTGTCTTTGTGAAGAAGTTGCTTGGATTGCCTTATACGGAGTATGGCCCTGGTTCCAATTCATCAAGTGCTGCGAATTCCTCCGTCGATACGAGTTGTGACCAGGCGGTCGATTGA
- a CDS encoding arylsulfatase, which produces MAIILQALCLATLLLFPEPVCVASDRPNILLMMVDDLGFSDFGCYGSEIRTPNVDALAAGGIRMSQFYNTAKCHSSRICLLTGKYTFQAGNEAMDQALTAGEVMKANGYATSMTGKWHLRQQPTDRGFERYWGHLSGATNYFVGDNTFRLNGEPWSDFGKDFYTTDANVDYAIQFIDEAITEKKPFFHYIAFNAPHYPLQAKRQDIEKYRGVYSDGWDAVRHDRYEKQLKLGIINSRFKLSERPDYIPAWEELTADERRWEEDRMEVFAAMVDCVDQNIGRLVAHLKSRGVFDNTLILLVSDNGACPFERTRGREFQPWDHRSYWCYDVGWAHVGNTPFRWYKQNQHEGGVSSPLIAHWPDGLTAAKGSVSDQPGHLIDLLATCVDAADAEYPSEYGGIRTTPIQGKSLLPLLKGQQREPHEWLYFQFANNRALRRGDWKVVSAAGGRWELYNLAEDRTELNDRSTEMPWLTKELADLWFQVAEQTDGLPQNFRKPVGDSLMTFPASSMTARKAGPGKADVNSTPGRSTGKREGKKGKNKD; this is translated from the coding sequence GTGGCAATCATTTTGCAGGCACTTTGTCTGGCGACGCTGCTGCTTTTTCCAGAGCCAGTGTGCGTTGCTTCGGATCGCCCGAACATTCTGCTGATGATGGTTGATGATCTCGGTTTTTCTGATTTCGGGTGCTATGGCAGCGAAATTCGCACACCGAACGTTGATGCGCTGGCCGCCGGCGGGATACGGATGTCTCAGTTCTATAACACGGCCAAATGTCATTCCTCAAGAATCTGCCTGCTGACCGGAAAGTACACTTTTCAGGCAGGCAACGAAGCGATGGATCAGGCGCTGACTGCGGGGGAGGTAATGAAGGCGAACGGTTATGCGACGTCGATGACAGGCAAGTGGCACCTTCGCCAGCAACCGACTGATCGTGGATTTGAACGCTACTGGGGACACCTGTCTGGCGCGACGAACTATTTTGTTGGCGACAATACATTTCGACTGAATGGCGAGCCGTGGAGTGACTTTGGGAAGGACTTCTACACAACGGATGCCAATGTCGATTACGCCATCCAATTCATCGATGAAGCCATCACAGAAAAGAAGCCATTTTTTCACTACATCGCCTTCAATGCGCCACACTATCCGCTGCAGGCAAAGAGACAAGACATTGAAAAATACAGGGGCGTCTATTCCGATGGCTGGGATGCGGTCCGCCATGATCGCTACGAGAAACAGTTGAAGCTGGGCATCATCAACAGCAGGTTCAAACTGAGTGAGCGGCCCGATTATATCCCGGCATGGGAAGAGCTGACGGCGGATGAACGCAGGTGGGAAGAAGACCGCATGGAAGTCTTTGCTGCGATGGTGGATTGCGTGGACCAGAACATCGGGCGTCTTGTTGCTCACCTGAAATCCAGGGGAGTCTTCGATAATACGCTGATACTACTTGTTTCTGACAATGGGGCGTGTCCGTTCGAACGCACACGCGGGCGGGAGTTTCAACCCTGGGATCACCGTTCCTACTGGTGCTACGATGTCGGCTGGGCCCATGTCGGCAACACACCTTTTCGCTGGTATAAACAGAACCAGCATGAAGGCGGAGTCTCATCGCCGCTGATTGCACACTGGCCAGACGGACTTACTGCAGCGAAGGGTTCTGTCAGTGATCAGCCGGGGCATTTGATTGATTTGCTTGCAACCTGCGTCGATGCAGCTGACGCTGAGTATCCATCGGAATACGGCGGAATACGGACAACGCCCATCCAGGGAAAATCGCTGTTGCCTCTGCTGAAAGGCCAGCAACGGGAGCCACATGAATGGTTGTACTTCCAGTTTGCGAATAACCGCGCTCTTCGTCGTGGCGACTGGAAAGTCGTGAGCGCTGCCGGGGGACGGTGGGAACTGTATAATCTGGCTGAAGACCGCACGGAATTGAACGACCGCTCTACCGAGATGCCCTGGCTTACCAAAGAGCTGGCCGATCTCTGGTTTCAGGTTGCGGAACAAACGGATGGGTTGCCGCAGAATTTTCGAAAGCCTGTTGGCGACTCTCTCATGACATTTCCAGCTTCTTCCATGACCGCGCGAAAGGCAGGCCCGGGAAAGGCTGATGTGAACAGCACCCCGGGACGGTCGACTGGAAAACGTGAAGGAAAGAAAGGTAAGAACAAAGACTAA
- a CDS encoding serine/threonine-protein kinase codes for MVPEPEDTTFHLIGMPRVSDEKGLRSREPFEVLATQYVDELRKGLRPSVELYARRFPPHADRIREYFPVLNILEQARVENEAGVFRRTMPEKFPFKRLGGYELHCEIGRGGMGVIFQAKDTQTQQIIAVKLLPWRTSVVPEWMKKFQREAHIASQIHHPGIVPVYQCGEEWGYVYYSMQFIYGVGLDRLITRLQHTRSVSIRDEIELMNRARPTGFQPELHANHPVEQLPQSRRQLSRESWIGFADIATRTAGALQAAHAAGILHNDIKPGNLLVDGTGHVWVTDFGLSQPFDPVSIAGSIASNSDGGKSAGILSKQQAIQLYGIRNRPVRNMDEDHEQRMAGTLRYMSPERLMGKPADVRSDIYALGMTLYELSLQLPPFAAVGRDRLLACILDESPQPPREIRKELPKDLESIILRCIARDPDERYQSAEALHNDLMRFIAGQPLAASRTSRVGNMIRNVQSRLSDRNP; via the coding sequence ATGGTCCCCGAACCTGAAGATACGACGTTTCATCTGATTGGGATGCCACGGGTGAGCGACGAAAAAGGCCTGCGTTCACGCGAACCCTTTGAAGTCCTCGCAACGCAATATGTCGACGAATTGCGTAAGGGACTCCGACCTTCGGTCGAACTTTACGCTCGAAGATTCCCTCCTCACGCAGATCGTATCCGGGAATATTTCCCCGTCTTAAACATTCTCGAACAAGCTCGCGTGGAGAATGAGGCCGGGGTTTTCAGGAGGACCATGCCCGAAAAATTTCCATTCAAACGGCTGGGGGGCTATGAGCTGCATTGCGAAATTGGCCGTGGCGGGATGGGCGTTATTTTTCAGGCCAAAGACACACAGACGCAGCAGATTATTGCCGTGAAGCTGCTTCCATGGCGAACCTCTGTTGTGCCGGAGTGGATGAAGAAGTTTCAACGTGAAGCTCATATCGCCTCTCAGATTCATCATCCCGGAATCGTCCCGGTTTATCAGTGCGGTGAAGAATGGGGCTACGTTTATTATTCGATGCAGTTTATCTACGGTGTTGGTCTGGACCGATTAATCACACGGTTGCAGCACACACGCAGTGTCAGCATCCGGGATGAAATTGAGCTCATGAACCGCGCGCGGCCAACGGGATTTCAGCCGGAGCTTCATGCGAATCATCCGGTGGAACAGTTGCCGCAGTCACGACGGCAACTTTCGCGTGAATCCTGGATTGGATTTGCTGACATAGCCACCAGAACAGCGGGGGCTCTGCAGGCCGCGCATGCCGCCGGCATCCTTCACAATGACATCAAGCCAGGTAATCTACTGGTTGATGGCACCGGTCACGTTTGGGTGACCGACTTTGGTTTGTCACAGCCGTTTGATCCAGTCTCCATCGCTGGATCCATCGCTTCGAACAGCGATGGTGGAAAATCTGCAGGAATCCTCTCGAAACAACAGGCCATTCAGCTGTACGGCATTCGCAATCGCCCAGTACGCAACATGGATGAAGACCATGAGCAGCGCATGGCTGGGACGCTGCGATATATGTCGCCCGAACGCCTCATGGGGAAACCAGCAGATGTCCGAAGCGACATCTATGCTCTTGGAATGACCTTGTATGAACTGAGTCTTCAGCTGCCACCCTTCGCAGCAGTAGGTCGAGACCGTCTGCTGGCCTGCATTCTTGATGAGTCTCCACAACCGCCTCGGGAAATCCGGAAGGAGCTCCCGAAAGATCTCGAATCGATCATTCTTCGATGCATCGCACGCGATCCTGACGAACGCTACCAATCGGCCGAGGCGCTTCACAACGATCTGATGCGTTTTATCGCCGGCCAGCCACTCGCTGCGTCCAGAACATCGCGAGTCGGGAACATGATTCGCAATGTACAAAGCCGCTTGTCCGATCGGAATCCCTGA
- a CDS encoding rhomboid family intramembrane serine protease produces the protein MIPLRDSIPSSTTPFVNYSMIAVCIAVFAWQHSSGEAESVLRFGMVPARVSHPDQDILVKEPIVVETSLGRREIVQAVKLKKASVPEWATLLTCVFLHGGLMHLAGNLWFLHIFGDNVEDRLGHLGYFVFYIVCGLAASTIHYLSSPESTVPTIGASGAIAGVMGAYMLLYPRSRVESIVPIFFILQIIVIPAPIFLGIWFVMQLANGTFAMGDVSAGGVAWWAHIGGFVAGFIIAWFLRNGGATRPQVTVIRPASEQRIYYRR, from the coding sequence ATGATTCCACTTCGCGACAGTATCCCGTCAAGCACAACACCATTCGTTAACTATTCCATGATTGCCGTTTGTATTGCAGTGTTTGCATGGCAACATTCATCTGGCGAAGCAGAATCGGTCCTGCGATTCGGAATGGTTCCCGCGAGGGTTAGTCATCCCGATCAGGATATCCTCGTGAAGGAACCGATTGTCGTCGAAACATCGCTTGGCCGCCGCGAGATCGTTCAGGCGGTCAAATTAAAGAAAGCATCCGTGCCGGAATGGGCCACACTGTTGACCTGTGTTTTTCTCCACGGTGGCCTGATGCATCTGGCTGGCAATCTGTGGTTTCTGCACATATTTGGCGACAATGTGGAAGACCGGCTCGGTCATCTTGGCTATTTCGTGTTCTATATCGTCTGTGGTCTCGCGGCGAGCACCATTCATTACCTCTCATCACCTGAATCCACGGTACCAACAATTGGCGCGAGTGGAGCAATTGCGGGTGTGATGGGGGCGTATATGCTTCTTTATCCGCGTTCACGAGTTGAATCGATTGTCCCAATCTTCTTCATCCTTCAGATCATTGTGATTCCGGCTCCGATCTTCCTTGGTATCTGGTTTGTCATGCAACTGGCCAATGGAACGTTTGCCATGGGGGATGTGTCTGCAGGCGGCGTCGCCTGGTGGGCACACATCGGTGGATTTGTGGCGGGATTCATCATCGCATGGTTCCTGCGCAACGGTGGAGCGACCCGACCGCAGGTCACCGTTATTCGACCAGCTTCCGAACAACGAATCTACTATCGCCGGTAA
- a CDS encoding ABC transporter ATP-binding protein, translating into MNLTDSTPLSVYDLTVAYHRKPVIWDVGFDIPPGALVGVVGPNGAGKSTLLKAVLDLIPRASGRVRVFGQTYHQNRHRVGYVPQRESVDWDFPISALDVVTMGLYRQIGWCRPVRRRHRQNALEALNRVGIADLAGRQISQLSGGQQQRTFLARALVQNADLYLMDEPFAAVDAATEKTIVEILREMKQNGKTSLVIHHDLHTVPEYFDYVILLNMRVVAHGPVDDVFTRENLEKTYGGRLTLLEEATEAMRRRERSM; encoded by the coding sequence ATGAACCTCACCGACAGCACTCCACTTTCCGTTTATGACCTGACCGTTGCGTATCATCGCAAACCCGTCATCTGGGACGTTGGTTTCGATATCCCTCCGGGGGCACTGGTGGGAGTTGTTGGACCGAATGGTGCCGGCAAAAGCACCCTGTTGAAGGCTGTCCTGGATCTGATCCCTCGCGCATCCGGACGTGTCAGGGTCTTCGGTCAGACTTATCACCAGAATCGACACCGTGTCGGCTATGTCCCACAGCGCGAAAGCGTGGACTGGGATTTTCCGATTAGTGCCCTTGATGTCGTGACAATGGGCCTTTACCGCCAGATTGGATGGTGTCGACCGGTCCGCAGGCGTCACCGTCAGAACGCATTAGAGGCGTTGAATCGAGTCGGGATTGCTGACCTGGCAGGGCGGCAAATCAGCCAGTTGTCGGGCGGACAGCAGCAACGCACATTCCTGGCCCGTGCTCTCGTCCAGAATGCAGATCTTTATCTGATGGATGAACCGTTTGCAGCTGTCGACGCAGCTACCGAGAAAACCATCGTCGAAATCCTGCGAGAGATGAAGCAAAACGGAAAAACGTCACTGGTGATCCATCACGATTTGCATACGGTCCCTGAGTACTTCGACTACGTCATTCTGCTCAATATGCGAGTCGTAGCTCACGGTCCGGTCGACGATGTCTTCACCAGAGAAAACCTGGAAAAGACTTACGGTGGACGTTTAACGCTGCTTGAAGAAGCCACTGAAGCGATGCGTCGCCGAGAACGTTCGATGTAA
- a CDS encoding zinc ABC transporter substrate-binding protein has translation MLSLFLASQPGCIEFADHSSEPRNQSGPLEAAATVGMVADLVRIVGGDQVRVTQMMGDGVDPHLYRATRDDVRTIMLSDVVFYSGYMLEGRLTDTLRKTTDSTPSIAITSALAPDRVIHPPDSEGHADPHIWMDVSLWSTCVETIVKTLSDFRPSSRLQFEQRGEELQEELLHLHEYGKSVLGSVPEQQRVLITSHDAFRYFGRAYGLEVVGVQGLSTESEAGLQRINELVDMLVDRKVAAVFVESSVPRKNITALIDGAASRGQRVEIGGELFSDAMGPTGSWEGTYTGMMDHNFTSIARALGGTVPSGGFKGSLPNH, from the coding sequence GTGCTGTCCCTGTTTCTTGCCAGCCAGCCCGGATGCATCGAGTTCGCCGATCACTCCAGCGAACCCCGGAACCAGTCTGGCCCGCTGGAAGCAGCAGCCACAGTCGGAATGGTGGCAGACCTCGTTCGCATTGTGGGCGGCGATCAGGTCAGGGTCACACAAATGATGGGAGATGGGGTCGATCCGCATCTTTACCGTGCAACACGCGATGATGTTCGAACAATCATGCTGTCGGATGTTGTCTTTTATTCAGGTTACATGCTTGAAGGGCGTCTGACGGATACACTTCGAAAGACGACCGATTCAACTCCTTCGATCGCAATCACTTCTGCCCTGGCGCCCGATCGCGTGATTCACCCGCCGGATTCCGAAGGTCACGCCGATCCGCATATCTGGATGGATGTCAGCCTCTGGTCGACCTGCGTCGAAACCATCGTTAAAACGCTTTCAGACTTTCGACCGAGTTCGAGGTTGCAGTTCGAGCAAAGAGGAGAAGAACTTCAGGAAGAACTGCTTCACCTGCACGAATACGGCAAATCGGTCCTCGGTTCGGTCCCCGAACAACAGCGCGTCCTGATCACTTCGCACGATGCCTTTCGATACTTCGGGCGAGCTTACGGGCTGGAGGTTGTGGGGGTTCAGGGTTTGTCAACAGAGTCAGAGGCTGGATTACAGCGTATCAACGAACTGGTCGACATGCTGGTTGATCGGAAGGTCGCCGCTGTGTTCGTTGAAAGCAGCGTCCCCAGAAAAAACATCACTGCTTTGATTGATGGTGCGGCCTCCCGAGGACAGCGGGTCGAAATCGGCGGTGAATTGTTTTCAGATGCCATGGGGCCAACTGGTTCGTGGGAAGGGACATACACTGGTATGATGGACCACAACTTTACTTCCATCGCCCGAGCACTCGGTGGGACCGTTCCCTCCGGGGGCTTCAAGGGCTCGCTTCCAAACCATTGA
- a CDS encoding glycoside hydrolase family 32 protein, producing the protein MRALILRLSQLVMSLLTAGISTAFAADDVLIEDFESGTYEHWKLTGTAFGDAPAAGTLPNQMTVSGFRGARLVNTYAGGDYSVGTATSKTFTIERSHIAFLIGGGPHANEVGIELLIGDESVRSSTGSESEELEWKSWNVSDLTGQQARIRIFDRATGGWGHINVDQIVQTDTVPGRFDLEHQLAAYRTSADYMNEPLRPQFHFSPEINWMNDPNGLVWHDGEYHLFYQYNPAGNSWGHMSWGHAVSSDLMRWKHLPLAIPETDGIMAFSGCCVVDHRNSSGFGEGDRPPMVAIYTGHGYGKQTQCLAYSNDNGRSWTIYQGNPVLDLNKADFRDPKVFWHAPTERWVMVVSLANEKILVFYTSNDLKNWTESSRFGPAGVTSKPNWECPDLFELPIEGTDGETLWVLEADMGSGSIAGGSGGEYFVGRFDGSRFTALQQSRWVDFGRDFYAPVSWSNIPESDGRRIWLGWFNNWETCLVPTSPWRSCMSIPRELSIRNVGLPEFPEYVLVQRPVQELDSLTTSIPIRPVTATWPPVELTSSGQLDDMRFRIQAELLPGKARSCGLRIRTGNDEFTEIGYDTKDQAVYVDRRKSGNVDFHPAFAGRHHAPARLLKDSVLIDVVVDRSTIEVFINDGEAVISDRIFPASLQPVIEVFAGDPSASVRCSSLQVINSVWKN; encoded by the coding sequence ATGAGAGCCCTGATACTACGCCTGTCGCAACTTGTGATGTCGCTACTGACCGCAGGAATCAGCACTGCTTTCGCAGCTGACGACGTATTGATAGAGGATTTCGAATCGGGGACTTATGAGCACTGGAAATTAACGGGCACGGCATTCGGCGATGCCCCGGCCGCGGGCACGCTCCCGAATCAGATGACGGTATCCGGCTTCCGAGGTGCCCGTCTGGTCAATACGTATGCTGGTGGAGACTATTCCGTTGGAACCGCAACAAGCAAAACGTTCACTATTGAACGAAGCCACATCGCGTTTTTGATTGGTGGCGGTCCCCACGCAAACGAAGTGGGTATCGAACTTCTGATCGGCGATGAATCCGTTCGTTCCTCCACCGGGTCCGAATCAGAAGAGCTCGAATGGAAGTCATGGAACGTCAGTGATCTGACTGGTCAACAGGCTCGCATTCGCATCTTTGACCGCGCAACCGGTGGCTGGGGACACATCAACGTCGATCAGATTGTTCAGACTGATACTGTGCCAGGGCGGTTTGATCTCGAACACCAGCTCGCCGCGTACCGAACATCCGCGGACTACATGAATGAACCTCTGCGCCCCCAGTTTCACTTTTCTCCTGAGATCAACTGGATGAACGATCCGAACGGATTGGTCTGGCACGATGGCGAATATCATCTGTTCTACCAGTATAATCCCGCGGGAAACTCATGGGGCCACATGAGCTGGGGGCACGCCGTTAGTTCTGACCTGATGCGCTGGAAACATCTGCCGCTGGCCATTCCGGAGACCGACGGCATCATGGCCTTTAGTGGTTGCTGCGTCGTCGATCACAGGAACTCATCTGGATTTGGTGAAGGCGATCGGCCCCCAATGGTTGCCATCTACACGGGGCACGGCTACGGCAAACAGACGCAGTGCCTCGCGTACAGTAATGACAATGGACGGTCATGGACCATCTACCAGGGTAATCCCGTTCTTGATTTGAACAAGGCAGACTTTCGCGATCCCAAAGTCTTCTGGCACGCGCCGACCGAACGGTGGGTCATGGTGGTGTCGCTTGCGAACGAAAAGATCCTGGTGTTCTACACGTCGAATGATCTGAAGAACTGGACAGAATCGAGCCGATTCGGCCCCGCCGGCGTCACCAGCAAGCCAAACTGGGAATGTCCGGACCTGTTCGAATTGCCGATTGAAGGCACTGACGGAGAAACGCTCTGGGTGCTGGAAGCCGACATGGGAAGCGGGTCAATCGCAGGCGGCAGTGGCGGCGAATACTTCGTGGGACGATTCGATGGTTCCAGGTTCACGGCATTACAGCAGTCACGCTGGGTCGATTTTGGACGCGATTTTTACGCACCCGTGAGCTGGTCCAACATTCCTGAATCTGATGGCCGCCGAATCTGGCTCGGCTGGTTCAACAACTGGGAAACTTGTCTGGTGCCTACTTCTCCCTGGCGCAGTTGTATGTCGATTCCTCGCGAACTAAGCATTAGGAATGTCGGTCTGCCGGAATTTCCCGAGTATGTGCTGGTCCAGCGTCCGGTGCAGGAGCTGGATTCACTTACAACGTCAATTCCGATCAGGCCGGTGACTGCCACCTGGCCACCCGTTGAATTGACCAGCAGCGGTCAGCTGGACGATATGAGATTCCGCATTCAGGCCGAGCTGTTGCCCGGAAAGGCGAGGTCCTGCGGACTGCGAATTCGAACCGGCAATGATGAGTTCACAGAAATCGGATATGACACAAAGGATCAGGCGGTGTACGTTGACCGCAGGAAGTCCGGCAACGTCGATTTCCATCCGGCTTTCGCGGGGCGGCATCACGCTCCCGCGCGTCTTCTGAAGGATTCTGTATTGATCGATGTCGTTGTTGATCGTTCCACAATTGAAGTCTTTATTAACGACGGTGAAGCGGTCATTAGTGATCGAATTTTTCCGGCATCACTTCAGCCAGTGATTGAGGTTTTTGCCGGTGATCCATCGGCCAGCGTTCGATGTTCGTCCCTTCAGGTGATCAATTCCGTCTGGAAAAACTGA